The Synechococcus sp. RS9916 DNA segment ACAAGTCATGGGTGAGGTAACTGGCTCCCCAGTTCACTGCCGTACTCACAGTGCTCATGAAGGCCGCCACCAGCGACACCACCACCAGGCCCAGCACCACCGGCGGCAGATAGTTCACGGCCAGGGTGGGATAACTGAGTTCCCAATCACCCTGGGCCGGTAGCAACACCAAAGCCGCAAGAGCCACCAAGACCCACAGCCAGCTGCGCAAGAGGTAGTTGACACCCAAAAACACCCAGCCAGCCAGCTGAGCTTGCCGCTCATCCCGCGTGGCCAGCATGCGCTGAATGAACTCACCACCCCCGTCGCTGCGGCGAAAGCTCCACCACTGCACGCTGAGGTAAGCCAGGAATGTGGCAGCACTGATCCCAGCTCCGCCGATCCACTCGAAACCACTGTCATTCCAGTGCCAAGGCACCAGAGCCAAGAGCTCCGGCCGGCCCAGATCCTCAAGCTGATTGAGCATGGCGTTCATGCCACCGGCGGCATGAACGGCAGCCCAGGCCACTGCAATTGCCCCCAGCAGCGCCAGTACCAACTGCACAAAATCGGTGACCACAACCGCCCAGAGGCCACCCGCCACGGTGTAGATCAACACGAGCAAAGCCACCACTGCCAACAGAGCCACCGTGTCGGGCAAGCCAGCCAACGAGGCCATGGGCTGATTCGACACGATGCCCAGGGCTTCCACCACCTTGCGCATGGCCAGAAAGGCATAACCAATGCCAATGCAGTTCACCGGCAGGGCCAGCAAAAAGGCCTTGATCCCCCGCAGCCAGGCCGCCGGTGCACCGCCGTAGCGCAGTTCCGTGAAGGCCGCGTCGGTCATCACGCCACTGCGACGCCAGAGGGGTGCAAACACCACCGCCATCGCCACGTGGGCAAGGCCAAAACTCCACCATTCCCAGTTACCGGCAAGACCGCGGGTCCCCACCAGCCCGGCCACGTACAACGGCGTATCGATCGAGAAGGTGGTGGCCGCCATCGAGGCACCGGCCAGCCATCCGCTGAGGCTGCGCCCGGCGACGAAGTAATCGTCTTCGCTGCGGTTCCGACGTGCCAACCACAACCCCAACACCAGCGTGCCGGCCATGTAGAGCACAAGAATCAGCCAATCAACGCCGGTCATGGCCCATCGCAGATGGGCGCAGTCTCCCTTAGTTCAACCGTTATGGCTTGTTTTGTCGCCTCAATTGACCGCAGGCGGCGTTCTGGTCGAGGCCGCGACTGGCACGCAGGCTGACCGCGACGCCACGCCGTTCCAGAACCCGACGGAAACCAGCAATGCGCTCCGCGGATGGGCGCTGGAATTCCTCTTCTTCAATCGGGTTGTAGGCAATCAAATTCACATGACTCTGGAAGCCGCCAACCCGATCGGCCAGCTCTTCGGCATGGGCGGGATGGTCATTGAGTCCACCCAGAAGGATGTATTCGAAACTGACCCGCCGCCCCGTGATGGCGAGATAGTGGCGGCAGTCGTCGAGCAATGCCTCGAAGGGATAGGCATGCGCTGTGGGGATCAGTTCTTCGCGCAGCTGCTGATTGGGGGCATGCAGGCTGACCGCCAGGGTGAACTGGGCACGACCCAGGCGTTCCATCGCCAGTTCGGCCAGTTTGGGCAGGGTGCGCGGGACACCAACGGTGCTGACTGTGATCCGGCGCTGACCAATGCCGAGATCATCGTTGAAGCAGCGAATCGCCTCGAGCACAGCATCAATGTTGAGCAGCGGCTCACCCATGCCCATGAACACCACGTGGGACGGACGGCGATCCATCACTTCACGAATGCTGAGCACCTGGTCAACGATTTCGTGCGTCGCCAGCGAGCGCTGAAGCCCCCCTTTCCCGGTCGCGCAGAAGCGGCAGGCCATCGGGCAACCCACCTGGCTTGAAACACAGACCGTCAGGCGCTGATCCGTTGGGATGCCAACGGTTTCGATGGTCTCGGCATCCTCGGTGCCGAGCAACAGCTTGGTGGTGGCATCACTGGCGACCGACCGCAATTGCTCTTGCAGCCGTCCAACCACAACGCCCTGCTCTTGCAGGGCCGCGCGCCAAACCTTCGGCAACACGGTGATGCCATTGAGATCCCGAGCACCCTTGGCGTACAACCAGTCGTGGAGCTGACGCCCACGAAAGGATGACTGGCCCTGGGCAACGGCCCATTGCTCGAGATCGGCGGCGCTGCGCCCGAGCAGAGCAATGCTCACCAGGAGATCACACCGTGGCCAAGTTTGAACTCGAGCACCAACAGGGCAATGAACCCGAGCATGGCGACACGACCGTTCAGGCGCTCGGTGTGGGTGTGGAACCCATACCGAGGGAGCTTGCGCTTGGGAATCAAGGTGGGCTCAAGCATGGGCGGGACCCGGTAAACAACACAGTCTGGAGTGGCCGAAGCCACTCCCTTGAATCGTGAGCCGAGGCTCACTCATCGCTTAGCAGGCCTTCTTCCTGCAGCCCTTCCACAGCCTCGGCATCCAGCACCTGCTCTTCCTTCAACTCGTTGTCGGCGTCAGGGCGAGTAAAGGCAGCAAAGGTGCTCTTGTCTTCGATGCCATGACGGGAGCGGGTGGCTTCCAGATCGGCATCACTGGGATCATCGAGCACCGCGGCAGCCTGGGTGGCCTCAGCGGCCGGCATGTCAACGGTGTAGTCGGGGCGGAGGTTCTGCATCCGGCGATAACCGGCGGGATCCTCCGAAAGGATGTCGGGATGGGGACCCGCCTCAGCCCGCAGTTCCTCTTCGAAACCACTGAAACCGGTACCGGCAGGGATCAGGCGACCGATGATCACGTTCTCCTTGAGCCCGCGCAGCCAGTCGCTCTTGCCCTCGATGGCAGCTTCGGTGAGCACGCGGGTGGTCTCCTGGAAGGAGGCAGCAGAGATGAAGCTGTCGGTGTTGAGGGACGCCTTGGTGATACCCAGCAGCACCGGAGTGAACTCAGCGGGAGCTCCACCGGTGATCGACATCGCCTGGTTGGTGTCTTCCACCTGACGCAGCTCGATCAACTCTCCAGGCAGCAGGGTGGTGTCACCGGCGTCTTCGACCCGCACCTTGCTGGTCATCTGTCGCACGATCACCTCGATGTGCTTGTCGTCGATCGACACGCCCTGAGACTTGTAGACGTTCTGCACCTCATTCACCAAGCGGTGCTGCAGGTTGGCGATCGCCTCCTGGGCCGCATCCATCAGAGGCTTGCGGGAGCGGAGGTCTTCGAAGAAGCACTCGAGCAGCTCGTGGGGATTAATCGGACCATCAGTCAGCAGCTCACCGGCCCGGACTTGCTGACCATCGCTGACCATCACGTTCCGCCCCAGAAGAATCGGGTATTCACCGATGGCATCGTCGGCCTCAATCACAGTGACGACGGTGTTTTCGTCGTCCTCACCCTGCTTGATCTCAACAGTGCCGGGCTTTTTGCAAAGAATCGCAGATTCCCGGGGGCGACGGGCTTCCAGCAGTTCCTCAATACGGGGCAGACCCTGAACGATGTCACCGGTTTTCTGGCGTTCGAACACCAGCAACGCCAAGCCGTCACCGCGCTGAACGAGATCACCGTCACGCACGTGCAGAAGCGACTCGGGGGAGATCATGTAGGGACGACCAAGACGCATGGTGACTGAATTGCTGTCGACCTTTTCGATCTCACCGCAACAGCCGGCGGGCTGACCAGCACACAGCTCGTCACCATCAACAACCCGTTGACCAACGGTCACGCTGGGCGTGCCACTGGTGGAAATCGTGGTGGTGTCTTCGTCACGCTCCACGATCAGACGGCGCACGGGTTCGTCGTCGAGCTCCTCAGGCATCTGAGCGACGCCTTCCTGCTTGCAGAGAATCTGAGTGGTCGCCACCACATCGGCAGCCTTGATCGACTGACCGTCTTCCACCTGGAGTTCGGTGTGGGTGGAACCATGGCTGGAATCAGACATGGTGTCGCGACGCACCAGGATGCTCTCAAGAATCACCAGCTGCAGGCGCTCGATGGTCTTGGCGCGCTTGTCGGGGACGCGTTCCACATCCACCGTCATTTGAGGGGTGGTGTCGAAAGTCTCAAGGCTGAGCTGAGTCTTGAGCAGCTCGACACCTTCAACCGACTTCACCAGCTCGTTGTCTTTGAACGCCAGACGCTGGGTGGCCTTCAGACCCAGGTGGGGACCATTGGGCTGTTTGACATGGCCGAGTTCAGGAAGCTGGGCTTCGTTGGGGATGGTGTACTCCTCAACGGGACGCAGCAGAAGACCTTTGCCTTCAGGGGTTTCCACGGTCTGAACGAAGACCATGGCATCGCTCTTGATGCCTTTGGCAATCGCCTCACCAGGATTGACCATGACGCCGTCGCCTTCGAAGCGCTCGAGAGCTTTCTTCTCCGTGCAGAGATGGAAGCTGCCACTGCGCACGATGATCTCGCGCAGGATGTCGTTCTTCTGGGTGACGGTGACGATGCCGGCGGTCTGACTGAAGATGTCCTTGACGACCTCAGTGCCGGCTTCGATCCACTGGCCGTCCTCGATCATCAACAGGGAGATGTCCTTGTTGATCTCGTGGGTTTCCTGGGGGATCCAAAGCATGGTTCCGCCCTTGTTGACCTCGTAGCCGTTCTTGGCGGAACGGGCCTTCTTGATCGCCAGGCCGGTGGCAAAACGCACCAGACCACCGGTCTGGGTACGGAAGCGATCATCCGCCAGCTCAGCCACCACTTCACCAGAGCCGATCTTGCTGCCGGGGATGGTGTTGAGGCGGTAACGCGTGCCGTCCTTGGCCTCAAGGTTCCAGATTTCACCTGCGTGGGTGGACTCACCGAGCAATTTGAAATCCTTGAGGGTCATCGCCGTGGTGACGATCTGAACCTCGCGCGAATCGCCGAGTGAATCGCGCAGACGGACATCGCCGCCATACTCACTCGACTGGCTGGCTTCAGCCAGCACCTGACCCTCAGACACCGAGGCGCCCGGCTTCACCACAGGCTTAGCGTTGGGGGGCAGGTTGTAGACATCACCGGCCAGCACCCACATCCGACCCAGACGGGAGGCCTTGCGGGTGATATTGCCCTGACGGTCGGTGACCTCTCGGGGCTGGATGACCTGCTCATAGCGCACCTGACCGGCCAGATCGCAGATCACATCTTTAGTGGCCTTCTCAACGCTCTTCTTGACAGCGCCGGCGGAGATCTGGGCAACGGTCACGTCTGCGTCGATCTGCTGACCGTTGTCGACAAACAACAGAGATCCGTTGGTGATCTCGATCTTTTGAGCCTTGCCCTTTCCAGATGGCTTGATGGTGAGGGTGAAATCAACCTCAGCCTGCTCAGCGTTCACACCGTGGGGGGTGCGGTAGGGGCGCACGCGGGCTTTTGAACCGAACTCAACGGTGCCTTCAACCTTGGAGCGCACCACACCAGTTTCGGCTGTGGACACACCGCCGGTGTGGAAGGTCCGCATGGTGAGCTGCGTTCCAGGCTCACCGATCGACTGGGCCGCAATGATGCCGACGGCTTCACCCAGGTCGACCAGTTCGTTGTGGGCCAGAGCCCAGCCGTAGCACTTGCGGCAGACCGAACGGTTGGCTTCGCAGGTCAGCGGAGAGCGAACCATCACAGCAGGTACACCGGCCTTTTCAAAACGCTGCGACAAAGGGGGGTCGATTTCCGTGTTGCGTTCAGCCAGCACCTCGCCGTCACTGTTGACCACCTGATCAGCCGTGAGACGACCCACCAAACGGCTTCCGTACTTGCCGTCCTCGGCTTTCACCATGATCGAACGGGTGGTGCCGCAATCGTCTTCACGCACGATCACGTCCTGGGCCACGTCCACCAGACGGCGCGTCAGGTAGCCAGAGTCTGCGGTCCGCAGCGCGGTGTCCACCAGGCCCTTGCGAGCGCCGTAGGAGGAGATCACATATTCAGTGACCGTCAGACCCTCACGGAAATTGGTACGGATCGGAAGGTCAATAATTTCACCCTGGGGGTTGGCCATCAGGCCACGCATGCCCACCAGCTGACGCACCTGCGACATGTTTCCGCGGGCGCCGGAGTTGGCCATCATCCAGACCGAGTTCAGCGGGTCGTTCTGGTTGAAGTTCTTCTTGACCGCATCCACGAGACGCTCATTGGTCTCGGTCCAGGTGTCGATCACCTTGGTGTGACGCTCCACCTCGGTGATTTCACCGAGGCGATAGGACTCTTCCGTGGCGGTGATCAGCTCTTCCGCCTGCCCCAGCAGATCCTGCTTGGCTTCGGGCACCTTGAGGTCATCCACAGAGATGGAGACCGCGGCCTGAGTGGCGTATTTGAAGCCGAGATCCTTGAGTTGATCCGCCATCGACGACGTGGCCGCGGTGCCGTGATGCTTATAGGCCCAAGCCACCAGATTTTTGAGGCCCTTCTTGTCGACCACCCGGTTGCGGAACGGAGGTGGTGTTTTGGCTAACGCCTTGCTGGCGGCAGCAGCCTCAGCCGCTTTCGCGGCTTTGGACGCCTTGGAGCCCTTGGAGCCTTTGGAGGATTTACGGGATTTGGAAGGAGTGGAGGTCATGGCAGCGATCAGTCGGTCAATACGGGGTGGGGAAGGGAATCAATCAGGCGTCAGGTGGCTGCCACCGCATCGATGATCGTGTGATTCATCACCACGCGGCCCACTGTTGTGAGGATGTAGCGACTGATCAGGGCACCGTCTTCGTCAAAGCGATCACGGCGGTAGGTCCACTGCTCCATGCGAGTGCCGTCGCTGAGGGTCTCGGCCTTGATCGGCTCGTCACGATCGTCGTCGTCGTCCACTTCACCGTTGAAGCGCACCCAGACCCACTCGTGCAGACCGACGCGGTTGTCGGCGTGGGCATGAATCACATCCTCCAGTCCGGAGAAGGTGCGGCCACGATCACCGAACTCCACAGTTTTGGCGTCGGGCTGCAGTGCCGTCAGGTAATAGGCACCAAGCACCATGTCCTGAGACGGGGTGATGATCGGCTCGCCCGTGGCAGGCGAAAGAATGTTGTTGCTGGCCAGCATCAACATGCGGGCTTCGGTCTGGGCCTCGATCGCCAGCGGCACATGGACAGCCATCTGGTCACCGTCAAAGTCAGCGTTGAAGGCTGGGCAGACCAGAGGGTGCAGCTGAATGGCACGGCCATCAACCAGCTTGGGCTCGAAAGCCTGAATACCCAGGCGGTGCAGTGTCGGAGCACGGTTGAGCAGGATCGGGTGACCATCGATCACTTCCTGCAGCACCTGCATCACTTCATCATCGGCCCGCTGAATCAGCTTCTTGGCGGCCTTGATGTTGTTGACGATGTTCTGACGGATCAGGCGATGGATGACGAACGGCTGGAACAGCTCGATCGCCATCTCCTTGGGAAGACCGCACTGATGCATCTTCAGCTTCGGACCCACCACGATCACGGAACGACCGGAGTAGTCGACACGCTTACCGAGCAGGTTCTGACGGAAGCGGCCTTGCTTGCCCTCGATGATGTCGCTGAGCGACTTGAGCGGACGGTTGTTGGCACCGACGACGGTGCGGCCGCGACGACCGTTGTCGATCAGGGCATCGACGGCTTCCTGCAGCATCCGCTTCTCATTGCGGACGATGATTTCAGGAGCAAGAATTTCCTGCAGACGGGCCAACCGGTTATTCCGGTTGATCACACGGCGGTAGAGGTCGTTGAGGTCGGAGGTTGCGAAACGACCACCGTCGAGCTGCACCATCGGGCGCAGATCGGGCGGAATCACCGGGATCACATCCAGCACCATCCACTCGGGACGGGCATTGGTCGCGATGAAGTTATCGATCACGCGCAAGCGCTTGATCAACTTGGCGCGCTTCTGACCCTTACTGCCGGCAATCTCTTCGCGCAGCTGCTCAGCCACCTCTTCCAGATTGAGATCTTCAAGCAGTTGCTTGAGAGCCTCCGCACCGATGCCCACCACGGGCTCGTTCTCGATCTCGGAATCTTCGGCGTAGATCTCGTCTTCGATCTCCAGCCACTCGTCTTCGGTGAGCAGCTGCTTGTACTTCAGGTCTTTGTGATCACCGGGATCAAGAACCGTGTAGCAGTTGAAGTAGACGATCTGCTCCACATCCCGCAGGGGCATGTCGAGCAGGATGGCCACATAGCTGGGGATGCCCTTCAGGTACCAAACGTGGGACACCGGGGCTGCCAGCTTGATGAAGCCCATGCGGTGACGGCGCACCCGGCTCTCCGTGACCTCCACGCCGCAGCGCTCACAGACGATGCCGCGGTGGCGAACCCGCTTGTACTTACCGCAGTGGCATTCCCAGTCCTTGGAAGGACCAAAGATCTTTTCGCAGAACAGCCCGTCCATTTCGGGCTTGAGCGTGCGGTAGTTGATCGTCTCGGGCTTGGTGACCTCACCCACCACCTGGCCATTGGGGAGGGTGCGCTGACCCCACTCCATCACCCGATCGGGTGATGCAAGCGTGATCTTGACGTAGTCGAAGTGGTTTTCGGTGCGGAGGTTGCTGTTGGTCATTGACGGTTAGGGAAGGAAGAGAGGGTTATTCGGTTCGTTCGTTGATCCGTCAGTCCTCGTCGTAATCCGCGACGCCGAGGGATTCGTACGTGGGCCTGCTGGGCGTGCTCCGGCGGGGGTTCACGTCTTGCATCAGGTCCACTTCCTTTCCTTCATCAGTGAACACGGCGATGTCCAGACCCAGGGACTGGAGTTCGCGCATCAACACCTTGAAGGACTCGGGGGTGCCAGGCCGGGGGATCGGCTTGCCCTTGACGATGGCGTTGAGTGCTTCGTTGCGGCCCTGCATGTCGTCGGACTTGACCGTGAGCAGTTCCTGCAGGGTGTAAGCGGCGCCGTAGGCCTCGAGAGCCCACACTTCCATCTCACCCAGACGCTGACCACCCTGTTGGGCCTTACCGCCGAGGGGCTGTTGGGTCACCAGGGAGTAAGGACCAGTGGAACGGGCGTGAATCTTGTCGTCCACCAGGTGGACCAGCTTGAGGAAGTGGGAGTAGCCCACAGCCACGGGCTGATCGAAAGGCTCACCGGTCCGGCCATCGGTCAGCAACAACTTGCCGGGGGAGTCTGGGTTGTAGATCCAATCCTTGCCGGGCTGGCTAGCGGCTTCCTTGAGGAAAGCCTCCACGGTTTGCTGCGATTTCTCAGCGCCGTACATCTCATCGAAGGGCACGACCTTGACGCGGCAGTCGAGGTTGGACGCAGCCCAACCCATCAGCAGCTCGAAAACCTGTCCGACATTCATCCGGCTCGGCACACCGAGGGGATTGAGACAGATATCGACCGGAGTGCCGTCGGGCAGGTAGGGCATGTCCTCCCGGGGAAGGATGCGGCTGATGATGCCCTTGTTGCCGTGGCGGCCGGCCATCTTGTCGCCCACCTGAATCTTGCGGCGTTGCGCCACGTAGACGCGCACCACCATGTTGGCGCCCGGCGGCAGCTCATCACCCTGCTCACGGGTGTAGATGCGCACATCCACAACCCGTCCGCGCTCAGTGCTGGGAACGCGCAGCGAGTTGTCGCGCACATCGCGAGCTTTCTCACCGAAAATCGCGCGCAGCAGCTTCTCTTCGGGGGGCTGATCGGATTCGCCCTTCGGGGTCACCTTGCCCACAAGGATGTCACCGCTTTCCACGAAAGCACCGATGCGGATGATGCCCATCTCATCGAGGTTCCCGAGGCTTTCCTCAGCAACGTTGGGGATCTCGCGGGTGATTTCTTCAGGGCCGAGCTTGGTCTGACGGGCTTCGATCTCGTACTTCTCGATGTGCACCGAGGTGTACAGGTCGTCGTTGACCAGGCGCTCGCTCACGAGGATGGCGTCCTCGTAGTTGTAACCCTCCCAAGGCATATAGGCGATCAGCACGTTCTGACCGAGAGCGATTTCACCGCCCTCGCAGGCAGAACCATCGGCCAGCACCTGGCCGACAATCACCGGATCGCCCTGACGCACGATCGGACGCTGGTTCAGGCAGGTGTCCTGGTTAGAACGCTGATACTTCTGCAGGAAGTGGGTGTGATCCACGCCCTCTTCGTCCCGCACCACGATTGCCGTGGCATCCACGAACGTGACGGTGCCATTGACCCGGGAGATGGGCACCATGCCGGAGTCACGAGCCACCTGAGTCTCCAGACCGGTGCCCACCAGGGGACGCTCGGGACGCAGCAGAGGAACGGCCTGACGCTGCATGTTCGAACCCATCAGGGCACGGTTGGCGTCGTCGTGCTCGAGGAAAGGAATCAGCGACGTGGCGACAGAGATCACCTGGACCGGCGAAAGCTGCACGTAGTCGACCTGCTCCGGGGGCACCTTCTCGAAGTCCTGGCGGTAACGCACAGGAATGAGGTCCGCGAGGATCCGGCCATCGGCATCGGTTGCCACGTCACCGGGGGCAACACGGCACTCGTCTTCCAGGTCAGCAGACAAATAGAGGGGGTCGCCTTGCTTGAGCACCACACCGTTCTCCACCTTCCAGAAGGGGGTCTCGATGAAGCCGTACTCATTCACCCGAGCGTGGGTGGCCAGGGAGTTGATCAGACCTGCGTTAGGGCCTTCGGGCGTCTCGATCGGGCAGAGACGACCGTAGTGAGAAGGGTGAATGTCGCGCACGGCGAAGCCGGCACGCTCCCTGGTCAGGCCTCCGGGGCCAAGAGCGGAGATCCGGCGCTTGTGGGTGAGCTCGGCCAGAGGGTTGGTCTGATCCATGAACTGGCTCAGCTGGCTGGAGCCGAAGAACTCCTTGATGGCCGCCACCAAGGGCTTGGGGTTCACCAGCTGGGCAGGCGTGAGGGAGTCGGTTTCACCGACGGTCATGCGCTCTTTGATGATCCGCTCAAGGCGGTTCAAGCCCACACGCACCTGGTTTTGCAGCAATTCGCCCACGGAGCGAACGCGGCGGTTCCCGAGGTGATCGATGTCATCGAGGCTGGCGCCACCGACATCCAGCTCGAGGTTGATGAGGTAATCCAACGTGGAGAGCACGTCCTCGTGGGTGAGGGTGCGCACCGAGTCAGGGATGGTGAGACGCAGCTTTTTATTGATCTTGTAGCGACCAACGCGACCGAGGTCGTAGCGCTTGGGATCAAAGAAGCGGGTCTGCAGCAGCTGCTGACCACCACTCACAGAGGGGGGCTCACCGGGACGCAGCTTCTTGTAGAGCTCCAGCAGAGCCTGATCTTCAGAGCTGATGCCCTCGTCGTTCGCGGCCTCGATCGACTTTTTGTAGTACTCCGGATGGCGGAGCTTGTCGATCACGTCGTTGTCCGATAGGCCCATGGCACGCATGAGCACGTGCGCATTGATCTTCCGGGTCTTATCGACCCGCACATGGAGAAGGTCGTTTTTATCGGTCTCGAATTTGAGCCAAGCACCCCGGTTGGGGATCACACTGGCGTTGTAGGTACGACGCCCGTTTTTGTCCATTTCATCCTTGAAATAGACGCCGGGGCTACGCACGATCTGGTTGACGATCACGCGCTCAGCACCGTTGATGATGAAGGTGCCGCGTTCGGTCATCAGGGGCAGTTCCCCGATGAACACTTCCTGCTCCTTAATTTCGCCCGTCTCTTTATTGACGAGACGGCAGGTCACATACATCTGAGACGCGAAGGTTGCGTCACGACGCTTCGCTTCTTCCACGTCGTGACGCGGACGCTTCAGCCGGTACTCGCTACCGACGAAATGCAGCTCAAGCTTGCCGGTGTAATCGGTAATCGGAGAGAAGCTCTCCAGCTCCTCGATCAGACCCTTGTCAAGAAACCACTTAAAGCTTGCCCGCTGCACCTCTACCAAATCGGGCAGGTAGGTGGCGGTCTTGGCGACCTGAATCGCGCTGCTGCTCATGCGGAGACCTGCAGATGAAAGTGGGGACAAAAGGCCTGAACGTCACGACGCAACGACCGCGAAACCAGCGAGGCCCAGCAGCGAAAGCCCTCCCCCTCGACGGAGAACGGCTGCCGCAGCTGGGCTTTCAGAGATCTCGGGACAGAACGGCAGACGTCGTCAATGCACCGGAAGGAAATGGACTCTTCTGGGAGCCGAGGCGCAGATCATGCACCTTGGCCAGGCCAATGAACCATCTTACACTTCAGGGTGTTGCATACCGACACCCCTGTCTTGACAGGCTGAAAGCAACAGCTCAGGGGAGAGCAAAAAGACGTCTTGCATTGGCCGTGCTGATCGAGGCGACGGACTCCAGGCTTTGATTGCGCAACTCCGCCACTCTCGCGGCCACAGCAGCCACATACGAGGGTTCATTGCGTTTGCCGCGCCGTGGCACTGGAGCGAGGAAAGGGCAATCGGTTTCCACCAGGAAGCGGTCGTCAGGCACCTGACGGGCGCAGTCATGGGTGTCGATCGCCTTGGGGAAGGTGACGGTGCCACTGAAGCTGATGTAAAACCCCAGCTCCAAGAAGGCATCCATTTCCTGCGGTGTCCCACCCCAACAATGCATCACCCCGGTCGGGCAGCGACCCTCGGCCGCACGGTCGCGCAGCTCCTTGAGCATCGGCTCTGCCGCGTCACGGCAATGGATGATCACCGGTTTCCCAAGCTCAACAGCCAGATCGAGCTGAGGACCGAGCACCGCCAGCTGCTCGTCGAGGTTCTTATCGCGGAACAAATCAAGGCCAAGTTCTCCAATGGCCACCACCCGGTCATCGGCGAGTGCTGCAGCACGCAGTTCATCAGCGGTGGTTGCAGTCCAATGCTCCGTATCCAGCGGGTGCACGCCCACTGAGTACCGCATCTCCGGGAAACGATCCGCCAAAGCCCGGATCGCTGGGATCTCGGCAGGCTCCACACAGGCATGCAGCAACGCGACCACACCGGCATCACGCCATCGAGCAGAAACCTCTTCGAGATCGTCCTCGAAGTTGCGAAAAACGATGTGACAGTGACTGTCAATCAGGGTGGGAACCGTCACAAGGACCTGAAACGCGCCTTCAGGTCCATTGTGCCGGTCACCAGCGAAAGAACGTTGAAGGTTCAGCCAGCAGCGGCAGGCTCAATTGCTTTCTTGACGGCAGCGCTCAAACGGGATTTCTGGTGCGCACCGTTGTTGCGATGCAACACACCCACCTTCACAGCCTTGTCGATCTTGCTGAAAGCAGCGTTCATGCTGGCCTGCACTGTTGCCTTGGCATCGTCACCAGGCTTGGCGGAATAGGCGTCGCAAGCGGTGAAGCAGCGCTTCATCAGGGTGCGCAGCGCAGACTTGTAAGTCCGGTTGTGGAGACGGTTGCGCTCTGCGATCTGAACGCGCTTCTTGGACGACTTGTTATTGGCCACTGAGCCTGGTACTGGATCGACAATCCATCACCATAACGCAACGAGTGCCGACATTTTCTCAACCGTGGCCCAGGCCTGACGGGGCCTAGCTTGAACCAAGAAATGTCTGATCCGCGCCGATGACAACGACGAGCAGCCAGGCCACGACGCCCTCCCTGCTGCGTTGTCTCCATGACGTGACAACGGCGGAACAGGCTCTGGATCGCCTCGCCAAGCGCACCACGGGAGAGGCGCAGCAACAGGCTGCGGGCACCGTTGAGCAGATCCTTTCTCAAGTCAAAGACCAAGGCGACCGGGCCCTGATTGAGCTCACCGAACGCTTCGATCGCTTCCGTCCCGAGCCGCTGCAGGTGGCCCCAGAGCAACTGGCCCAAGCCTGGGAGCAAACAGGCGCAGACCTGCGCGACGCACTCGAGCTGGCACACCGCCGCATTCAGGACTTTCACCAGCGACAAAAGCCCCAAGACCTGGAGATCGAAG contains these protein-coding regions:
- the rlmN gene encoding 23S rRNA (adenine(2503)-C(2))-methyltransferase RlmN yields the protein MSIALLGRSAADLEQWAVAQGQSSFRGRQLHDWLYAKGARDLNGITVLPKVWRAALQEQGVVVGRLQEQLRSVASDATTKLLLGTEDAETIETVGIPTDQRLTVCVSSQVGCPMACRFCATGKGGLQRSLATHEIVDQVLSIREVMDRRPSHVVFMGMGEPLLNIDAVLEAIRCFNDDLGIGQRRITVSTVGVPRTLPKLAELAMERLGRAQFTLAVSLHAPNQQLREELIPTAHAYPFEALLDDCRHYLAITGRRVSFEYILLGGLNDHPAHAEELADRVGGFQSHVNLIAYNPIEEEEFQRPSAERIAGFRRVLERRGVAVSLRASRGLDQNAACGQLRRQNKP
- a CDS encoding sodium:solute symporter family protein, with protein sequence MTGVDWLILVLYMAGTLVLGLWLARRNRSEDDYFVAGRSLSGWLAGASMAATTFSIDTPLYVAGLVGTRGLAGNWEWWSFGLAHVAMAVVFAPLWRRSGVMTDAAFTELRYGGAPAAWLRGIKAFLLALPVNCIGIGYAFLAMRKVVEALGIVSNQPMASLAGLPDTVALLAVVALLVLIYTVAGGLWAVVVTDFVQLVLALLGAIAVAWAAVHAAGGMNAMLNQLEDLGRPELLALVPWHWNDSGFEWIGGAGISAATFLAYLSVQWWSFRRSDGGGEFIQRMLATRDERQAQLAGWVFLGVNYLLRSWLWVLVALAALVLLPAQGDWELSYPTLAVNYLPPVVLGLVVVSLVAAFMSTVSTAVNWGASYLTHDLYQRFLRPKASQTELLLVGQLTSVLLLVLGVITALISDSIGTVFRLVIAIGTGPGVVLVLRWFWWRINAAAELTAMVCGFVVGLCTSVVPLLVIPDYGMRLMVTTGITAVVWIVVMLITPPESEAVMETFVRQVQPPGPGWRRWRERFGVEMVDPLSELIRRFLLSSAVLFGGLLGSGAFLLHQSRIGWLGLVVAVLCGLPLLRSYGLRFGSN
- a CDS encoding chlorophyll a/b-binding protein; amino-acid sequence: MLEPTLIPKRKLPRYGFHTHTERLNGRVAMLGFIALLVLEFKLGHGVISW